GAAAAAGGGGTTCCAGTAAGGCGAGAACACTCCCGTGCCCGGGGTCGTGTGTACGATAGTAGCCCGTGAAACCGCTGTTAGATACAGGGGAAAGACATACCGTAATCCGATGGTAAGAGGCAGAAAAGCCAGTACGCCTATTACTGGTTCGTGATATAATTCAGAAGATGGTACGAAAAGAAGCGCCTTGTCTATTCTGCGAGGAAACGTTTGAATTTGTATCAGGTAAGCATCTCAAATCCCATTTTGAAGGTTCAGACGCGTTTGAATCATACAAAGAGTGGGTCGCTGAAGAACATGGAATTGACCCTGCTCATGAGGTCTTCAGCACTCCTGGAGCTCTCACAAGACCTGAGGACTTCGAAGCGTACGAACATCTATTCCGGTAGATTCGCATCTCTACCGAACAGCCGTTTCATAAAAATACCGCACACGGTTAGAACTCTAGCTGTACTTCTGTCGGTGCTTCTGTGCGGGAGCGTCCGCTTGACTTCGCCTCGTCGACACGGTCCGTGTACGTGTGATTGTGAACGGGAACGGCGGGGACACCGACTCCTCCAGGATGGAGGTAGACTGGAAGTCCACGGGCAAACCCACGACTTCAGTCCGGGGTCAACGACAATTCGCCCGACGACGACGGCAACCTTTGGCCGAGCGTACGCCTGATGGTCAACCAAGAGAAAGCGACACCGTCCCATCCAGTATCGGAGCACGATGAGAGCAAGATCGGTCCCGCAGTGCGGGGTGGCTGAGCGAGACCCCCAATCAGAGACCGTACTGGGCCCGCACGGTCTCTGCGAGACCGGTCTCCTCGAGCAGCTCCGTGGGTGCGAGCATCGTCAACTGGACGACCCCAGGGAGCCGTGCAATCTCGACCCCACCCGTGAACGTACAGCGCGAGCGGACCTCGCCCTCGGTGATTCCGAACAGCGAACTCGCCCGGTCGAACGCGTTCTCGGTTGCATCGTTGATCGTCGCCCCGGTACCGATGATCTGGATCGGCGCCGCATCGTGTAACGTCTCGACACCGTACTCGTCGGCGAGTGCGCGGCCTGCTTCGCGCTCGCTCTCGGAGTACGGCTTCGCGATATGTGGCAGGTCCTCCTCGTTCGGTAAGAGCAACGGCCCGGCGAGGTCGAGTCCCTTGATGACCTCCACTTCGAGTTCTGTCTTCCCACTCACGTCCGTCGTGTGGAGCGAGAGCTCTCCATCGCCCTGGTTCGCGTGGAGGTCACCGACGTACAACCCGGCTCCTTCGACGCGAACCGGACAGATCAGCGTCGCGCCCGGTCGCACCTCGTTCGAGTCCATGTGGCCATCGGTTCGGGCCTCGAGTGCGTCTTCGTCCGCCAGTCCCCAGTCGTGCTCGGCACCGATGAGGAACTGTCCGAAGTCGCCAGCGTTGTGCGAGTCGGGGAACTCGACCGATGGTGTCGTGCCGATGTTGCCGATGAACGGCCGAAGACGGCCGAGCGTCCCCGGCATCTCGTCGGGCTCGTACAACAGAATCGGGTGTTGCCGAGAGTTCTCGGGGAGTGCCATCGCTTCGTCGGCCCGCTCGGCCAGGTCGTGTGCACCCTCGGGTCCGACCGTGATTCCGACCGTCCGGTCGTCGTCGAAGACGACGGTGTAGCCGTACTCGAACCCGAACGAGGAGGCGTTCGCGCCACATTCGACACACCGGATCGCATCCTCGCCAGTTCCCTCGACGACCGTCTCGGGCCATTCTGCACCACACTCCGGACACCGGTGGTCGACGAACGGGTCGTCACCGAACGCGACGTCTCGTTCGGCCATGCTGCCAGTGCTGGTCGCGACACTGGTCACCTCGACGTCCTTGATTCGGACGACCAGTGCGTCGCCCGGTTCCGCGTTCTCGACGAAGATCGGGCGTGTCACCTCGTGCCCGCCGCGGAACGACGGCGTAATCATCGGGCCCCAGCAGCCGGCCGGGGTGTGTGTCTTCACCGTTCCTCCATCGGCGACGGTCCCAGCCCACTCCTGCTCTGGCCCAACGAGCCCGAGTGTGAACTCGTCGACCTCGAGTGTTTCGTGAATGTGTTCCGACATACGTTAGAGGTTGGCACGGTAGAATCTTAGCTGTTGTGCAGCGCGGAGCCAACCGGTGAACTCCCCCGACGGTAGATTCAGACAGGATCCAGACCGTACCTCTCGATGATTTTCTGCCGGTCGATCTTTCCGAGTGTCGTCAACGGCAGCTCGTCCTCGACCGTGTACTCGACCGGCTGTTTGTAGTCCGCGAGCTCCTCCTCGCCGTACTCCTCGAGATCTGCTGTCGTGAGACTACTGCCGGGAGTTCGGAGGACGAACGCGTGGCCCGCCTCACCCCAGGTGTCGTTCTCGACACCGATCACCATCGCCTGCTCGACCGCCTCGTGGTCGGTCAGTACCCCCTCTACCTCGGGTGGGTACACGTTGTACCCACCTGAGATGTACATGTTCTTCTTGCGTCCTCGCAATCGAACGTGCCCGTCGTCGTCGACGAACCCGAGGTCGCCAGTTCGAACCCACTCCTCCTCGACGAACGCCTCCTGCGTCTGCTCGGGGGTCAGGAAGCGATCCATCACGCCATCGCCACGGACCACGATCTCTCCCGTCTCCCCCGCCGGAAGGAGCTCCTCGTCCTCGATCGTGCGAACATCGAACCCCGGGAACGGCTTCCCGACCGTCTCGGTCAGCTCGGAGACCGGTGTCCCGAGCTCGGTGAGGGTCACGAACCCAGCCGTCTCCGTGAGCCCCCAGCCAGTGACGGCATGCTCTGCTGCCTGTGCCATCCCAGCCAGGATGTCCTCAGAGGGTGCCTGTCCTGCAACCACCGCCACGTCGAGCGACGAGAGGTCGGTTCCAGCGAAGTCGTCGTGGTTGAACAGCATCCCCCACATCGCGGGGACGTTCCCCACCATCGAGATCGATCGTGATTCGATCAACCGGAGTGCGACTCCTGGGTCGAAGGCGTCGAGGAACACGACGTCCGCACCACCGACGACCGCACTGCCCATGAGTTCGGTCGCCCCGCCGACGTGGTCGGTCGGTAGGTGGACGAGCACCGTATCCGAATCGTCGATACCCCAGACCGACGAGATAGCTGTTCCCTGGAAGACGACGTTTCGGTGAGAGAGTACTGCTCCCTTCGGGTCGCCAGTCGTCCCGCTCGTGAACACGACCAGCAGCCCGGCATCCGGGTCCGTACAGCCGGTTGAGTCGTCCGTGTTCGGCGTGCCGTCGGGGTTCGCTGCCGTCCATTCGTATGCACCCGCTTTCGGGAGGGCGGCATGATAGTCGTCACCCAGCCAGTGGGTTGACTCGATGTCATCGAACGCAGGCACTTCCTCGAGGATCGCCTTGAAATCCGTGTCACGGAACTGGCCGGCGCCGACGAACGCGACAGGTTCGGTCGATGAGAGGACGTGCTGGTGGTCTCCGGGCTTGCCTCGAAGGTCGAGTGGCACGAGTGTCGCACCGAGCTTCGCCACCGCGAAGTACAGCTCGGCGAACGGTGCCGACGGTGGGAACAGGGTCGCCACGAACTCTCCGGATTCCACACCGTCCGCGGCGAGCTGCGAAGCGAGCCGACCCGCAGCGTCGTTCAATTCTCCCCAGGTCGCGGCTGTTTCTGAGGCCTCTACCAGTCCCAGGGGCGAATACGTGTACGCCCTCGTATCCGGTTTCGTGGCTGCTCGATGTTCGAGATACCACTGAAAGAGCCCTGTGTGCGGTTCGTCACGGTCGTACTCGTGTTCGTATGCAGTCTCAGTCATGCGTCTCTCGTGCGTCCTCGGTGATCATCAGCAGGTTCGTCCGATACTCGACCACGGTCGCACCGTCCTGATTCTTCCCCTCCACGCCGAGCGTCACGACACCACTGTGGTCATCTCGTGGCGTCTTCTCCAGCACCTCCACCTCGAAGTGAACCGTATCGTCGATGAAGACGGGTCGATGGAACTGAATCGCTTCCATCCCCGCATTCGCTCGAATCCCCGTCGGTTCGTTCGAGTACAGCAACCCCTCTGCGAGCCCGAGCAGGAACGTCCCCTGCACCACGCGCTCACCGTACTGCGTCTCTTCCGCGAACTCCCGGTCGGTATGGATCGGTAGCCAACAGCCGGTCGCGTTGGCGTAATTCACCACATCGCTTTCTGTCACTGTCCGCCCTATCGTTTCCACCGTGTCGCCAACCTGAACGTTGTCGTAGAACCCTTCTAGCACGCTCTCTCCACTCGACTCTGAAACCTTCACTATTACTCTCAACTTTGCACGTGGTTGTAAACGGCCTCGGCTGTCGCCAAACCGATGCCGAGTTGTCGTTCGACTACCTGCGAGAGCACAGTACGGAGACGACCACCACGGGTGGAACGCGCTCGACCACGGCACCGACAGCACGTTTAGCCAATCGTACTGCTTCTCGCGTGAAGCGGGAGACCTTCGATATGGACATCGGCGGCCCCCGCTTCATCGTTCTAGTTCCACCGGTCGAAGCCGACGCCGCCTAGAGATTCACCGGCGCCGTCCATTCCGTGAACTCGTGTTGAAGTGTCCCGTCAGAAATGTCGAACTCTCACTTACCGGCCCAAACGCATGAACTCGGGCGTCAGAACAATGCCCGTTTGCTGGGGTGAAATTGCGCATTTCCAAGCATAAGGCTGCCGTACTTCCGCGTTTCTCGAAACGAGGTGTGAATAACAAAGCCACACGCGAGGAAAGCGTGTTTTGCATGAAAGACCCGACAGAAATCGGCGGTTCGTGGCCGGAGAAAGGGGGTGAAGCGGGCGGGGGAGGCGAGTCGAGCGACGAAGACCTGGAGGCCTCGCGGAGACACGTCCTGCGAGGGGTCGGTTTCGCCGGCGTCGGGCTCGGCCTCGGTGGGTTCGCCACCCGTCAGCAGGAGACGATCCGCTTCGGGGGCGAGGTACAGGCCTGGCGTGGACGGGAGCCCCCGTCCATCTCCGGTCAGGAGAACCCGACGCTGTCGCTCCAGGCCGGCATGCAGTACGCCGTGACCTGGGAGAACCTCGACGGGCTCCCCCACAACTTCGTCATCCAGAACCAGGCGGGCGAACAGATGGTGCGCTCCGAGATCATCACCGAGCAGGGGGCGACGCAGACCGTGACATTCACGGCGAGCCCGGAGATGACGACCTACCTGTGCGAGGTGCACCCGAACACGATGGTCGGGACCGTGAACGTGAGCGGGAGCGGGGGGGACCAGACGACCACGCAGGAGACGACGACGACCACGCAGGAACAGGACGGCGCCGGCTACTTCGAACAGGGACCGGAGGTCGGCGTCCAGGTCGTCGCACAGGGGATGACCGCGCCCACGGACCACGCGATACCCGGGGACGGGAGCGGCCGGCAGTTCGTCACCGACCAGACGGGCGAGGTGTGGGTCGTCACCGAGAACGGCCGGGAGCAGATGCCGTTCATCGACGTCTCCGACCGCATGGTCACCCTCGGCGAGTTCAACGGGTCGTACGCCAACCCGAACCAGGCGTACGACGAACGCGGACTGCTCGGCATCGAGTTCCACCCCTCGTTCGCGGAGAACCGGAAGTTCTACCTCCACTACAGTGCGCCGCCGAACGAACAGACGCCAGACGGGTGGGACCACGTCGAGGTCGTCTCCGAGTTCACCGCGTCCACGGACCTCACTACGGGCAACCCGGAGTCGGAGCGCATCCTCCTCCAGTTCCAGAAACCCCAGTACAACCACGACGGTGGCCCCATCGCGTTCGGCCCCGACGGTTACCTCTACGTCCCCATGGGTGACGGCGGCGGCGCCGACGACGACATGTACGGCCACGTTCCCGACTGGTACGACCGGAACGCCGGCGGGAACGGTCAGGACGTGACGCAGAACCTCCTCGGCGACGTCGTCCGCATCGACGTCGATGCCACCGAAGGGGACCGTCCGTACGGCATCCCGGACGACAACCCCTTCGTCGGCACCGACGGACTGGACGAGATATACGCGTACGGCTTCCGCAACCCGTTCGGCATCTCCTTCGACAGCCAGGGTAACCTGTTCGTCGCGGACGCTGGCCAGAACCTCTTCGAGGAGGTCGACGTCGTCGAGCGCGGCGGGAACTACGGCTGGAACGTCAAGGAGGGCACGCACTGCTTCAGCACCGAGAACCCGAGTGACCCGATGGCGATCACGGACTGTCCGTCGAACGAACCGAACAGCGGCCCCTACGACGGTAGTCCCCTCATCGACCCGGTGATAGAGTTCCCGCACACGTACGAGGGCGAGAGCGTCGGCATCACCGTCATCGGTGGCCACCGGTACGAGGCCACGACGATCCCCGAACTCCAGGGCAAGTACGTGTTCGGAATCTGGACGTCAGACCCCGCGCGGAGCGAGCCGAACGGCCGCGTGCTGGCCGCGACCCCGCCCGAGAACTTCGGCGGATCGGGGGGCACCACGACCACGACCGGGACGGCGACCGGCGCAACGACTCCTGGAACCACGACCCAGGGGACGGGTGGTGACGGCGCCGGGAACGCCGAGCTCTGGCCCGTGCAGGAACTGGCCATCCAGGGCGGGTTCGACTACTTCGTCCGCATGTTCGGACAGGGCCCGGACGGTGACGTGTACGTCCTCGCGAACAAGCGCGGCGCCCCCGAGGGCGACACCGGCGCCCTCCTCCGCCTCGTCCCGCCCGGCGACGACGGGACCACGACGACCGGGAACGCGACCACGACGGGGGCCGGCGGCGGAACCACGCCCTCCGAAGCCACGAACGGCGGCGGCGGCGGTGCCGAGACAACGACGACGGGGGCCACCCCGGGACCGGGCGTCCTCCTGTCCGCGGCGGCCATCCTCGGCGGCCTCGGAGTCGCAGCGAAACGGCGTCTCGAGGACGACGACTGACACCGACCGCGGCCGCCCGCCACCCGAACCCGGCCGTCCGTCCTGCGTTCCGATTCTCTGTGCCTCGTTGCCCGTTCGGTCCGCCAGCAGATACTCCCGGGTTCCGCCCCAACGGTCCCGACGAGATGGTCCCTCCTGCCGAGGTCAGGAACCTCCACCAGGTGACGCCGGACGTGAAGCAGTTCCGACTCGTCGCTGACGACCACGAGTTCCCGTTCGAGCCGGGTCAGCACACGATGGTTCGCTTCGAGAACGACGGCGAAGAGGAGACACGCCCCGATACCGCTATCAACCGGCCGGAAACAGACGAACTCGTGCTCGCCATCAAGCGCTACGAGGACGGGACCACTTCCATCCACCGCCGGTCGCCAGCCGCACCGACGCGGAGGATGCTCAGTGGCCGGCGGTCACCGTGGTGTGAGTTGGCTCGTCTTCGATCGCAGAGAGGAGCACATCGAGACACTGTGGGACGAGCAGTAGATCGAGGACCTGCCTGACTATGGGGTAGGTGGATGCAGCAGCGATCCTATCTTACCCCGCCGAGAGGGTGTCATCCAAAGATTCACACACTCGTTCCAGTTCTCTCATTTCGGTCAATACAGAGGAGAAACAGAACAATCGGCCAACCGGAAAACCGGCAACCAGAAGAAGTTTACCACCATATCCGATAACTCCCCCATGAATCGGCGTGGTTTTCTGGAACTTGGAGTCGGTGTGACTATGCTCGGGCTCAGCGGGTGTCTCAGCGGAGACCCGCCCGAACTTCGCGTCAAGAATATGTCGGAGAGAAATCATAACGTTCACGTCCGGGTCAGCCAACAGAACGAGGAACTCCTTTCTAGGTCATTCTCAGTCCCGTCAAAAGCAGATAGCGAGGAGCAAGGAACCGTCGAAGACGTCTATCCGGGGCCGGGAACCTATACGATTACCGGGGAAATAGCAGGCGGCGTAACGAAAACTGAGGAAATCGAACTCGCCGAAGACGATCGGGTGCTGACACATGTTTTGGTCAACTCGGATGAAACACTCTCTGTTGGACGTATGTCCCCCTGAGAAGTTCACATATACGGTATCACGGCTGATGTATTCTCTCCGGGCTGAAATCATCGACCAGAATTGGGAGATAAAGGGGATTCACATATCGCTTAGTAATTGAATTATCGGATAAATATCAATACTGAAGTGCGGGATACAGGGAGTCTAGTCATTACGGCAACGTTATTCTGTCACTCGATGTTTCACAATTGATAAACTGGGATAAACTGTGGTTTTTCCCTTTCCCGTGACCTAGTCACCTCTGGTTGATTACCATGGATCGAAGAACATACATCGCGACAGTTGGAGCGACGCTCGCAAGCGTCGGGCTCGCCGGTTGCAGCGGGCAATCGAACGGAGAGAACGACAATGAGACCGATGAGATTGACGCTAATGACGAACTGGATTGGGAGAACCTCGAAGCCGAACTAGGAGAAACCCCCGAGAGCGTCGAGCTCGTGGAGAGCTCCCTCGTCGAGACCGATAATGGTGCTGCTGTCATCGGGACCATTCGGAACACCGGGGATAGCCCATACTCAGTTCTCGAGGTGGAGGTGACACTGAACGACGGCGACACCCTTCTCGGTGAGTGGATCGACACAAGCGAAGAGGAGATTAATGGCCTCGATGCCGGTGAAAGCTGGCGGTTCGTCGCAATGTTCGAAAACGAGAACGTCTACGACGCGACCGGATACACGATCAACATTAACGCTGACGTCGAGAACGCCGAGGGCGACGGCACCGGGAACAATAGCTGACGATAGCGCGCTCAATAGACCGAACCCCGGGCGAAACTGGAAAGCCAGTTTCAGCCCTCTCTATCCCGAGTAGCTCACACAGGTCTTCTGACGCGATGTAGGTTGAACAGTGCTCTCCGTCGGTATGTGAAGGAGACTCACGTACCACTTTGTCAGTTGAACTGCTCAACCCCTGTTAAGAACGCTGTGGAAATGCAGAGGACGACTTCAGCCTGCCCAATCTTTATCTGATAATGAATACATTCGAAGTGTATGCTGGAACAGAAATTCCCACGTGCTGCTGTGTTCTTTGTGGTCGCGTTCGGCGTCCCGGTTCTCCTTAGTCTGCTCACTGGTGGAAACTTCGATCGGGGCGTCCAGATTGGCGTAGTCATGGGAATAATATTCGCAGTGATGAGCCAATACTTCGAGCCGGTGCCGAGTTAGGTACCTGTTCTGTTATAATTGATATCGGGACTATACTCAGATGTCGGTACAAGATACGTACGTTCTATTTCGCACGGCTAGATGGATAGTTGTCTGAACTGGTAGATGTCTCAGTGGTCAATAAGCAGGTCTATGTACCGACTTGTATGCTCTCAGGTCGACCGATCAGTATAGATGAACGGTCTATCGGTGTGTGTAGGCGAAAATCATATCGGTGATAAGAGAGAAAATAGCTGTATGAATGTATCGAGAGATTCCATTGCGCGTGGAATTTCTGGTGCTGTCGTCACCGCGTTTCTCGGTGTGTTAAGCTGGTATCTGTTCCAACCCGGATACAGCTGGATGCGTGGCGTGTTATTCGTAGCTCTCGGGGGGCTCGCTGTCGTCGGTATAGCCGGGGTTTGGCATCGGCGAACGCAACTGGTCGCTGGCAGCGTCGCAGGATTGCTCCTATTGACTGTCTCCTTAGCTGGCACCCTCTGGATGTTTATCCTCCCTGTAATTGTTGTACTTGCAGCCGCGAACCTCGTCAAGTCGAAGCAAGAGCGGCCAACAACCCCCTCCATCAGATAGGGATTCCCCGGTAGTAGCTAGATACGTGGGTAAGTACAAACCGGTTGATTTGCATATACGGTGTCACGGCTGATGTATTCTCTCCAGGCTGAAATCATCGACCAAAATTGGGAGATACAGATCAGCTACAAATAGCTCACTGTCGGTTGTGGAACTCGTGAAAGATCTCGACCGTAAAAGGGAGAGACACCCCGATCTCGCGGTTCACACGGACGATTCTGGGCGCTCGCCGAGGGTGACGGTCACCTGTTGGCGTTCTCCATCCCGGATGATCGTCAGTGTCACCTCGTCCCCCGGTCGGGTTTCCGTGAGCAGGTAGGAGGCGATGTCTTCGCCGGAGTTGACGGACCGACCGTCGATGCCTACGATAACGTCCCCACCGACAGGAATCCGGCTCCCGTTCCGGGTGACGGTATCGGTCGTTCCCTGGAGAACGTCGCTCGTGGGACCGCCCTCCATAACGTTGTGGACGTAGAGACCGCTGGTGACGTCGAGGTCGTTCGACTCGACGAGTCCGGGCGTGAGGGGGGCGGTACTGACGCCGAGGAACGAGTGGTTGTACTCGCCGGTGTCAATCAGTTCTGGCACGACCCGATCGACGAGATTCGGGGAAATTGCGAAGCCGACGTTGTCTGCACGATCCGCGGCGATGCCAGCGCTATTGACACCGACGACGGTCCCGTCGCACCGAATGAGCGGGCCACCGCTGTTGCCGGGGTTAATCGGCGCGTCAGTCTGGACCACATCCGGGATCGTGAACCCGCTATTTGTCGGCATGGAGCGGTTGAGCCCGCTCACGATTCCGTGCGTGATGGTCTCTTCTAATCCGAAAGGGTTGCCGATCGCGACCACTTTGCTCCCCGGTTCCGGCGGTGTGTCCGCCACGGAGAGCGCCTCGACGTAGCCGGGGGTTTCGCTCACCCGAACGACCGCCAGATCGGTGGAACGATCTCGTCCGACGACCGTCCCGAGCTCCGATTCCTCCCGGGTGAATCCAACGATGACCGACTCGGCCGATCCGACGACGTGTGCGTTGGTGACGATGTAACTCGTCGAGTTATTTTCGGCGGCCTGGTAGACGAATCCCGAACCCTGGCCGGTGTCCGTCCTGACGGCGACGACGGAATCGATCGCCTGGTCGTACAGGGTACTGTAGTCACACGCAGCGGACCCGTTCGGTTGGTCCGTCTGTGCGAACCCTGTGTCGTCTGGTGTCGACGCGAGTACGAACCCGGTTGCCGGAGCGACGACCAGGATGAGTACTATGGCGCCGAGAAGCCAGTGTTTGGAAGACATCATTGAGCGTGTCATACAACGGTTCTCATTTCTGTGTGAAACTATAACAACCCCCAGAATCACCCACTTAATAATAGTGATGAATACAATTACAATACGGCGAATCTGTGGGTACGCGGGCACGGGTGGCCGATACATACGCACAGCTACGTATCGGCTGTTTCACACTCAACAATGCTCAAGCGAAAGACCAGCCAAATACATCTGAATATTGAACTTCATCAACAGTCGCGGTGTGGCTTCTCG
The DNA window shown above is from Haloarchaeobius litoreus and carries:
- a CDS encoding acetamidase/formamidase family protein; the encoded protein is MSEHIHETLEVDEFTLGLVGPEQEWAGTVADGGTVKTHTPAGCWGPMITPSFRGGHEVTRPIFVENAEPGDALVVRIKDVEVTSVATSTGSMAERDVAFGDDPFVDHRCPECGAEWPETVVEGTGEDAIRCVECGANASSFGFEYGYTVVFDDDRTVGITVGPEGAHDLAERADEAMALPENSRQHPILLYEPDEMPGTLGRLRPFIGNIGTTPSVEFPDSHNAGDFGQFLIGAEHDWGLADEDALEARTDGHMDSNEVRPGATLICPVRVEGAGLYVGDLHANQGDGELSLHTTDVSGKTELEVEVIKGLDLAGPLLLPNEEDLPHIAKPYSESEREAGRALADEYGVETLHDAAPIQIIGTGATINDATENAFDRASSLFGITEGEVRSRCTFTGGVEIARLPGVVQLTMLAPTELLEETGLAETVRAQYGL
- a CDS encoding class I adenylate-forming enzyme family protein translates to MTETAYEHEYDRDEPHTGLFQWYLEHRAATKPDTRAYTYSPLGLVEASETAATWGELNDAAGRLASQLAADGVESGEFVATLFPPSAPFAELYFAVAKLGATLVPLDLRGKPGDHQHVLSSTEPVAFVGAGQFRDTDFKAILEEVPAFDDIESTHWLGDDYHAALPKAGAYEWTAANPDGTPNTDDSTGCTDPDAGLLVVFTSGTTGDPKGAVLSHRNVVFQGTAISSVWGIDDSDTVLVHLPTDHVGGATELMGSAVVGGADVVFLDAFDPGVALRLIESRSISMVGNVPAMWGMLFNHDDFAGTDLSSLDVAVVAGQAPSEDILAGMAQAAEHAVTGWGLTETAGFVTLTELGTPVSELTETVGKPFPGFDVRTIEDEELLPAGETGEIVVRGDGVMDRFLTPEQTQEAFVEEEWVRTGDLGFVDDDGHVRLRGRKKNMYISGGYNVYPPEVEGVLTDHEAVEQAMVIGVENDTWGEAGHAFVLRTPGSSLTTADLEEYGEEELADYKQPVEYTVEDELPLTTLGKIDRQKIIERYGLDPV
- a CDS encoding MaoC family dehydratase codes for the protein MKVSESSGESVLEGFYDNVQVGDTVETIGRTVTESDVVNYANATGCWLPIHTDREFAEETQYGERVVQGTFLLGLAEGLLYSNEPTGIRANAGMEAIQFHRPVFIDDTVHFEVEVLEKTPRDDHSGVVTLGVEGKNQDGATVVEYRTNLLMITEDARETHD
- a CDS encoding PQQ-dependent sugar dehydrogenase — encoded protein: MKDPTEIGGSWPEKGGEAGGGGESSDEDLEASRRHVLRGVGFAGVGLGLGGFATRQQETIRFGGEVQAWRGREPPSISGQENPTLSLQAGMQYAVTWENLDGLPHNFVIQNQAGEQMVRSEIITEQGATQTVTFTASPEMTTYLCEVHPNTMVGTVNVSGSGGDQTTTQETTTTTQEQDGAGYFEQGPEVGVQVVAQGMTAPTDHAIPGDGSGRQFVTDQTGEVWVVTENGREQMPFIDVSDRMVTLGEFNGSYANPNQAYDERGLLGIEFHPSFAENRKFYLHYSAPPNEQTPDGWDHVEVVSEFTASTDLTTGNPESERILLQFQKPQYNHDGGPIAFGPDGYLYVPMGDGGGADDDMYGHVPDWYDRNAGGNGQDVTQNLLGDVVRIDVDATEGDRPYGIPDDNPFVGTDGLDEIYAYGFRNPFGISFDSQGNLFVADAGQNLFEEVDVVERGGNYGWNVKEGTHCFSTENPSDPMAITDCPSNEPNSGPYDGSPLIDPVIEFPHTYEGESVGITVIGGHRYEATTIPELQGKYVFGIWTSDPARSEPNGRVLAATPPENFGGSGGTTTTTGTATGATTPGTTTQGTGGDGAGNAELWPVQELAIQGGFDYFVRMFGQGPDGDVYVLANKRGAPEGDTGALLRLVPPGDDGTTTTGNATTTGAGGGTTPSEATNGGGGGAETTTTGATPGPGVLLSAAAILGGLGVAAKRRLEDDD
- a CDS encoding FAD-binding oxidoreductase; its protein translation is MVPPAEVRNLHQVTPDVKQFRLVADDHEFPFEPGQHTMVRFENDGEEETRPDTAINRPETDELVLAIKRYEDGTTSIHRRSPAAPTRRMLSGRRSPWCELARLRSQRGAHRDTVGRAVDRGPA
- a CDS encoding FxLYD domain-containing protein, coding for MDRRTYIATVGATLASVGLAGCSGQSNGENDNETDEIDANDELDWENLEAELGETPESVELVESSLVETDNGAAVIGTIRNTGDSPYSVLEVEVTLNDGDTLLGEWIDTSEEEINGLDAGESWRFVAMFENENVYDATGYTININADVENAEGDGTGNNS
- a CDS encoding S1C family serine protease, coding for MTRSMMSSKHWLLGAIVLILVVAPATGFVLASTPDDTGFAQTDQPNGSAACDYSTLYDQAIDSVVAVRTDTGQGSGFVYQAAENNSTSYIVTNAHVVGSAESVIVGFTREESELGTVVGRDRSTDLAVVRVSETPGYVEALSVADTPPEPGSKVVAIGNPFGLEETITHGIVSGLNRSMPTNSGFTIPDVVQTDAPINPGNSGGPLIRCDGTVVGVNSAGIAADRADNVGFAISPNLVDRVVPELIDTGEYNHSFLGVSTAPLTPGLVESNDLDVTSGLYVHNVMEGGPTSDVLQGTTDTVTRNGSRIPVGGDVIVGIDGRSVNSGEDIASYLLTETRPGDEVTLTIIRDGERQQVTVTLGERPESSV